One Bacteroidota bacterium DNA window includes the following coding sequences:
- a CDS encoding T9SS type A sorting domain-containing protein — METLQKKNGKTVNQKNKISLIKICFMVCSFVMVQAASAATFTAVSSGNWTDNATWAGNSAPSTNVVNDQIVIPSSISVAANVNLTINGSLASLTVDGTLTATSGDSLWLGLGTLTGTGTMVMGNVVFATYATLAFTGSLTAYTLTTAATALATTASIKVNNKLVFAAGTFTTKTGGSIAVESNTTIMMAGGIFIVSGGSADLTAKYNVHYSTATSTVGVELSGSGLNDVTIDVPAGSSVIAASSIQVNGFLKLTSGVLALGNNTLTIKGDIAATGSGTISSGSASNIIINTVTAPAGSLRFTPTENIVNNFTVNVISGGTIVISSDLEIDGDLNFVNGTITLSNYKLVMGSAGTITGASSTSYVITGSFGFLVMPLVTGTSVNFPIGTVTYYFPTNIQLNTGSSNRQIRANVSPKVYSQGTMGTILSASQHMVNATWMLESDVAANLNINVNLKWYSNAEVNGFDNTKAYISHYTSGAWDVQTSAAAASLGSNMYSIQRANITSLSPFAVFDQTTNTSIAEANTSSQVMDIYPNPTKENIYINNLINIDEMINADIIDMKGQIVAKHTLKGGNKTIPVSELTDGIYFINFYNNSINTTKRFTKI, encoded by the coding sequence ATGGAAACTTTACAAAAAAAGAACGGTAAAACCGTTAATCAAAAGAATAAGATTAGTCTTATTAAAATCTGCTTCATGGTCTGCTCATTCGTAATGGTACAAGCGGCATCGGCTGCAACATTTACAGCCGTAAGTAGTGGCAACTGGACTGACAATGCTACATGGGCAGGTAATTCTGCACCCTCTACCAACGTAGTCAACGACCAAATCGTTATACCATCAAGTATATCGGTAGCTGCAAATGTTAACCTTACTATCAATGGTTCATTGGCTTCTTTAACTGTTGATGGAACCTTAACTGCTACCTCAGGCGATTCGCTTTGGTTAGGTTTAGGCACTTTAACTGGAACAGGCACTATGGTAATGGGTAATGTGGTATTTGCTACCTATGCAACACTTGCATTCACAGGCTCACTTACTGCTTACACGCTTACAACCGCAGCAACAGCCCTAGCAACTACAGCGAGTATTAAAGTAAACAACAAATTGGTTTTTGCAGCAGGCACATTCACCACCAAAACTGGAGGTAGTATTGCTGTAGAAAGTAATACGACTATTATGATGGCAGGCGGAATTTTTATAGTAAGTGGCGGTTCTGCTGATCTTACCGCAAAATATAATGTTCACTATTCAACTGCAACTTCAACTGTTGGTGTAGAACTTTCAGGTTCAGGATTGAACGATGTTACCATTGATGTACCAGCAGGTTCATCTGTAATTGCAGCATCTTCTATACAAGTTAATGGTTTCCTTAAACTTACTAGTGGGGTATTGGCACTCGGCAATAATACACTTACCATAAAAGGAGATATAGCGGCTACAGGTTCAGGAACAATTTCTTCGGGCTCGGCTTCTAATATAATTATCAATACCGTAACAGCTCCAGCAGGTTCTTTAAGGTTCACGCCTACCGAAAATATTGTAAATAATTTCACAGTGAACGTAATTAGTGGTGGTACAATCGTAATCAGCTCCGATTTAGAAATTGACGGTGACTTGAATTTTGTGAACGGTACTATCACATTGTCAAATTATAAATTGGTAATGGGTTCAGCAGGCACTATTACAGGTGCAAGCAGTACTTCTTATGTGATAACAGGTTCTTTCGGTTTTTTAGTGATGCCACTTGTAACTGGAACTTCGGTTAATTTTCCTATCGGAACTGTAACCTATTATTTCCCTACCAATATTCAACTTAATACAGGCTCGTCGAACAGACAAATAAGAGCTAATGTGTCTCCAAAGGTATATTCACAAGGTACTATGGGTACAATTTTATCAGCCAGTCAACACATGGTTAATGCCACTTGGATGCTTGAATCGGATGTGGCTGCAAACCTCAATATTAATGTAAACTTGAAATGGTATTCGAATGCAGAAGTAAATGGTTTTGATAATACCAAAGCATATATATCACATTATACTTCTGGTGCATGGGATGTGCAAACTAGTGCTGCGGCTGCCTCATTGGGCAGTAACATGTATAGCATACAAAGAGCAAACATCACTTCGCTTAGCCCATTCGCAGTATTTGATCAAACTACAAACACAAGCATTGCCGAGGCAAACACCAGCAGTCAGGTTATGGATATCTACCCTAACCCAACAAAAGAAAATATATATATTAACAACTTAATAAATATAGACGAAATGATAAATGCAGATATAATAGATATGAAAGGCCAAATAGTTGCAAAACATACCCTTAAAGGCGGTAATAAAACTATACCTGTAAGTGAGTTAACCGATGGTATTTATTTCATCAATTTTTATAATAACAGTATAAATACTACCAAAAGATTCACAAAAATATAA